The Methylosinus sp. H3A DNA window AGCGGTGGAGCCACTGACACATGCATGGCGAAAAGAAAAGCAAGCTTCCGAACGGGTTCGTTTGGCGGAATGTCACGGTCGAGCGCGCTGCTGATGCGTTGCTCGAAGAGCACGGGGCAGACGCGCTGAAGCAGGCGCGTCTTGGAAAGGCCGCCGGCAGGCGTCAGAGGAGCCGGAGCATCTACAACTATTGGGAGGAGGTCGAGAGGCTGCTCGTAGCGCGCGCGGCTCGAGCCGAAGCTGCGGAGGAGGTTTGACGTGTCGGGCGGCGCGGCGCGCAGGCTCGCGCCGCGCGCGCTCGTGATCTCTAAAGCCGATTTCGGTTGACCCACCAAGCCGTCTCGAGCCGGCGCTGTTGTTCGGCAACGACGGCGGCGTGGCGAGTGTCCGCGTCAATCGCTGCCTGTCGGTGGGCGATCGCGGTCAGGCGCTGTTGTTCGAATTCGTCGTCAATGCCAGCAGGAAAGAGCGGGGAGACGTTACCTGTGTGGTTAGCGGGACTATGTAAGAGAGGCTCGAAAAGATAAGCAGAAGAGAACACGATCAACGAGACGACGAACAGGACGGCGCAGAGAAGGCCAAGTCGGCCGGAAATGGCAGCGCCTGTGAAGCCCGAGTAAATCAAAAATATAATATTGCCGGCGATTATCATCGCGGACCATTTAACTAGTGAGATATAAATTTTTTTGAGCATCGTCGCGCCTCATTTCTTATAGAGCGAGACGGTCTGCGAACATTTTTCGACCGCCTTATGCGCCAGAATAACGCCGAGCATAATGGCTTTGGCGTCGACATCATAGGACGCGTAAGAGACGGCGAAAGAGGGGTCCGGCGAGAAATTCGCCGGCTTTGGGCCAGGCTCGAGATAGCAGCCCTTCCCCTGTCGGATAATCGACGAGCTGCCTTTCCAGAACGCGAGACGCATGGGGCATAGCTTGACTGTTATGTTGCTAATTGCGTCGGCGGCGACGACAGTGCAGGACAGCGCGGTGTCCAGCACGCTGAGCAAAGCCACTTTATCGCCCCCGCGGATGACGACGTGGGACTCGCGAACCGGCGCATTGCCGACGGCGTAGCGTGTGTCGCCTGCGGATTGGTAGGCGCGGTTGTTTTTCGAAATCATGTCGGCCCACAGATCGACGAAGGGTCGATCCTCCGGGCCGGGGATCTGCAGGTCGCGATAGACGACTGGTCGCCACGTCTCAGGATGCGGGGTGAGGCCCTGCGCGCTAGTGAAAGAGGGGAGGAGGACGGCGAGGAGGGCGATGGAAAGGCGGGGCATCGAGGAACAGTCCGTAGAAGATGAGAAATGGATTTCAATATAATATATGATATCGCGATCTTTGATAGAGGCGGCGCGACCAGAGTTCGGCTTAGCTCGGAGACCCCTCGAAAACAAAGCGCTCAGCGCCAGATTCGGCCTGGGAGAAAGGCGTGGCCTCCGCGAGCGCCGGGTACGCGCGGATGAACATCGAGTCGAAATATCCGGACGCAGTCGTCCTGGAGATCTTGGGAGTGACGCTGCCGCCGGCGGTTGTGCGGCTATGGAATCCCGCGCAAGAGAAGACCGCCACTGCCGAAAAAAGAGGCGCGCCTCTGGTGACAAGTGAAGACTGGGCAGGAAGCCCTGGGGCGAAATTGCGGGCTGTGGCATTCTGCGCTATATTTCACGGAGTGGGACGCCGGGCTTTCGCCCGACGCCCCTGGCCTTAGAAGATCAGCTGGACCCGGATCAGCACTCGCCAGTGGTTCCGGGTCCTTTCGATTCTAAGGGTGAAGCTCAGTGGTATGAACCACACAGCGATCACCTCCGTGTCGAGGCGGGGCTTCCGCCACAGCCGGGGGAGCCTATCTCCTCCGGTTGCGCCGCTGGCCCGGCGCTGCTGCTTCCGCCGTCGACGTTCGGTTCCTGCTCCCTTAATCGTTAAGCGACAGTTCCCGAGGGCGCGCGACCAGCGCTGGCCTAACGGCGGGATTTCATCATAATATAGCCCGATCTAATTTCGGATAGGGCATTCGATGGGCAGGCTCGATGCATTGGACGAGCTGCGCGGGCTGGCGATCACGTCGGTGTTACTGTCGCATCTCGGGCTTGTCTTCGGGCGAGACGCGGCAACGGCGAGCGCGTTTAACCTCCCGGTGTTCGGCGTGGGCGTCGATCTGTTTTTCGTGATCTCGGGATTTGTGATCGTCCAAAACGTCCATGCGTTGAGAGAGGCCGCCGGCACAGAATTTTGGCGGGGCGCCATGGCTTTTTGGGCGCGGCGCGCGCTGCGGATCGCCCTGCCTGCGTGGGCGACGATCGCGGCGATCGCGCTGTGGGCGTCCGGCGCCTCGATCGCGGATCTGGAGGCGGCGGCAGGATTCTACGGAAATTTTCATTGGGCGCCCTGCTTCGAAGGGGCAGGGGACTGCGGCGATGCGCTGGCGACGTCGCATTTCTGGTCCCTCGCGATCGAAATGCAGTTTTACGCGGTGGCGCCCTTGGTTGGGGCCTTGTCGCTGAACCAGACGCGCGCCGTCGCTGCCGCCATTTTGCTGGCCGGCGCACTAACACCAAGGCCGTGGGGCGGCTTCCTATGGGCGTTCAGGGCCGATGGTCTGATGATCGGCGCGCTCCTCGCGCAAGAGCAGCGATCGGCGGGGTCGTGGTGCGAGCGCGCGCCGCCGATCGGAGTGGGCCTTGCGACATTCTGGTTGATGATCGCGGCGACGCTGGCGCGGGTGTTCGGCGGCGGCGCTTCCGGCGCTGGCCTGGTCCTCGTTGCAGCGATCTTCGGATTCGTGGTCGCAGGCAGCGTAAGGGAGGAGAGGCGGGGCTGGGCGGCGCTGGCTTCGATTGGGCGGCTCTCGTTCTCGATCTATCTCGTGCATCTCCCGATTTTCGCGATGACGCGCGCCGCGTTGGAGCGATCGGCTTCAGGCGAGGTGATGATGCTCGCGGCGATCGGCGCGACGACGGCGGCGGCGATCGCATTGGATCGATTGGCGGCGCGGCCGGCGCAAGCGGCGGCTCGAATCTTATCTGAGCGCATCTGTCGTCGGTTGGCAGGGCGCAGGACAGCAACCGGATCGGTGACGCGATGACGGAGCGGGAGGAAGCGCATTTTGGCGCCGGGGAAGGATTTGCCGAGCTGGGGGAGGAGGCTCCCGGCGAAGTCACCTGGGCGCCAGACGATCTGCCATCGTCGGAGGAAAGGTCGCACGGGTGCAAGATCGCCGTGCCGACAGGATTCGAAGGAAAGCCGGAAGCGATAAAGATCGCTGAATTCTGGTTGAATGTCGCGGATGGCGATCCGCTTTTGGCGCTCGTAAGGGCCTGCGAACGCATGTCGGAAATCGTGGATAAGGAGAGCTTCGGGTTTCGAAGGGGGCGAAGCCCGGTGATGCCGACGGGGCTCTTGCGAGATGAAAGATTGCTCTGACGAGTGAAACGGAGACTTCGATGACAAAGAGCGGTGAGTTTGTGGAGCAAGATGATCTGGCTGGCGAGCTCGCGCTAGCCTTCGCTCGCTTGCCCGAAAACGACCGTCGACGATGCCGGCATGTCCCGTCAGGCGATCGGACCGCCGACATTTTGGTGCATGTGGAGGCCGAGGATGGGTCGCAATGGCTCGAGGGCGTCGTGGTCGACGCCCAGAGAGACGATGTCGGCGCGATGTGTCTCGACGAGGAATTCGTGGTGTTCAGCGTGACGGCCGAGGCGAGTGGTGAATTGATCCGGTGTAACGCATCGGCATGTCGCGTGGAGCTCCTCTGAAAGAGGAACCGCCATTGCGAGTGGTCAATTTTTATAGGGCGTGGTGCGGCGGCCAAAGGGTAGCCAAGCAAAGTTGTCGGTGGGCGACGCTTCAGGGTTGATCCACGGCGCCGCGGCGTGCGGCGGATCGGTAGGGCGCATGTGCCACGCGCCTGCGTAGTAGTAGTAATTCACGGTCTCGCGAGACAGGCGCAGGTCTGAGGCGTTGTAGAAATCAGTGGCACAGTGAATGGCCTCGCCCTGCGGGGGCTCGATCCGGCCGGTCGTGTCGTTGAGCGTGCCAGGCGCGCAGGCGAAGACCTGGACACGAACAGCCTTTCGATCGTCCGGGCTCGAGCGAGCAGGGTCGAGCGTTACGAGATAGTCGCGGCGAAAGGCGTTGTTGGCCTGGTCCTGCGTCGGGTAAGGGGCCTGGCGAGCGAGCACTGGGGCGAATGTGTCCGGCTCCTGAGCATATTCGAGGCGGCCAGGAACGACTCTCGCCGGTGCCAGCAGTGGCTCTCGGCTTGGGGCGAGGAGGGCGACAGGCTCCGGTACCGTTGAATTGCAAGCGGCGATCGGCGCGGCGACAGAGAGAAACGCAAAGCGGCGGAAAAGCTTCATGGGGATGCACCCTAAATTTTAGTGAATCACAAATAGCCGGCCGGGGCGCACCAAGGCAAGCGGATAACCGGATCTATTCGTTTGAGACTTGCGCCGCGGTTGGAGTGGGCACTTCCCAGGGCATAGTGAATTGGCTGGACCAGAGACCCCGGTAAGTCTTTTTTGCCTGTTCCTGAGCCGCGCCATAAGCGCGAACGAGCTCGTTTCGATCCGGCGGCAATGTGACGGCGAGTCCCTCTTTGAGCATGTCTGCCGCGAGGTCGGAATGCTCTGAGGATGAACAGCGGGCCAAGCGAACCGCGTCCTGCTCGCGTAGAATGTTGCAGGATACCCATTTTCCGAGCGTGGCGTTCACGAGCCAGCCCGTGGCGACCGCGGCGCAAGGCCAATGCTGCCGGGCGAGAGTGGCGAGCTGCCCGGCCCGGCAAGAATCAACCCCGTAGAGGCGATAGACAGACCCGGTCTCGATGTCGCGGAAGCTTGTCGAGTCGAGGACTTCGACACGCATGGGCGGAAGTTGGGCCGGCGTGTTCGGAGTGTATACGGTCTGCGCCCGGCAAACGCCGGGCGCAGACACGATGGCGATCGCGGCGAGGAGCGGACGGATCATGCGGATGTCCTAGGAGATCAGAGAGCCGGCCACATAATCGCTGGGCGCGGAGGAAAAGACCGAAGGCAGGGCTCCCAAGGTGATGTTGTGGTTGATCGTGAACAGCAAGCTCCAGTCTACCAGAGTTTGGTCCTGAAACGCGAGTTGGATGAACCCTGTGTCCGAGCCGATCCCATGATAGGCGACACCATTCATATCGATGTCAGATCCTGTCACAGGGCCGATGAAGATCGAGTCGCCAGTATCTTTCAATACGAGCGCAGCGTTCCCTTTCCACGTCTCCGAATAATAGGAGCTGCCCGGGACTCCGGAAGTGTTGGTGAGCGCCGCGTCCCAATACAGCGTGACGTCGTCGGAGGTCACGCCATCGAACTCAATCGTGTTGATACCGGATACGGTCGCGCTGCCGCCAAGACCGCCGCTCTGCGTGGCGACCTGCACGTAGTCATGGCCGCTGCCGCGTCGAAGCAGCACGGTTGCTCCATCGACCAAAGTGCCATCGTTGTTCCAATTTTGAGGAACTTGCGTTGCATCGATGACGTCGTTGCCGGTTCCTCCATCAATGATGTCGCCGCCGACGGCTGTGCTGATGTAATCGGCTCCGGCGCCGCCGAAAAGGAAGTCTTGCGACGCGCCATCATGGATTCGATCAGAGCCTCCGCCGCTCAGAATGAGGGAACCGTTGTCGCCGGCGAAGAACTCGCCACTGTTGGCGCCGCCGAGTACAGCGGAGCGGCCGGAGAGATCCGCGGCGACGGAGGCGCCAGTGGTCTGAAAAACGAATTGGTCTGGCCCGAAGGCGTCGATAAGGGAGAAGGCTTCGGCGTATCCAGGGTCATTTTGCAGCAGGTTCCAATTCGCCTGGTCGAAGGTTCCGATTGCTGCGAGCTTTTCGCCGGTGAGCATGGTGCTCAGCCACCCAGCATCGCTTGACGCGGCCGCAGAGGCCGCAGCAATGTCTACAGCGATCGAGCCGCCTCGATCACTGACGAATGGCGCGAGGACTCCTGGATCGGAGCTGGTCATCACCGCATCCAGCAGAACGCCTTCGATTGCGTCCGAGTAGAAAGGGTTGTCAGCCGATGCGCCGGCGCTCGAAATCGGGACGATGAGATTTGTGATCGGCGTGACCGCGTGATCGCCGATGTATTGCGTTGCGGCCGTCGCCCAAACGCCGTCCCCCTTCACGAACGTGTAATTGCGCCAGTCGATGACATAGCCGACGCGCATATCTTGGACCCAATCGAAGGCGCTCCCGTAATTCGCATCGGCCGGATTTCCGAAAAGCTGGTGGCCGATCATTGCCAAATAGGTTTCGGCATAGTGGGTGAGCGTCGCCGTCATCCAGTCGTAGTTCGAGCCGAGGGTCTCGATGATGTTGTATGGCGTCCAGGCTTCCTGAGCATGGGGATTGCCGAAGTAGGTTAGAGAGAACGTCAACGAGTGGTAGTTGGCGATGTCGCTCGGAGTAATATCATTCCAGCCAGCTTGCGTTCTAGCGGCATAATCGCGATTGATGAGATCGAGGCGAATAGCTTCTTGATTCGCTGCCGAATATGTCAAGCCTAGGTCATGAACCAGCTTGTTTTGCGCATAGGTGTTCGCAACGATGGAAGCCCATGAAGTTGGGTTCTGCACCGATGCGGCGAGATTGCCATAAGGGAAATAGTGTGCGATCGCGCTGTAATAGATCGTCGCTCCAGACGTTCCGCCCGTCGCCAGCGCTTGATCACGGGCGGCAGTGATTTCATCGATCTGATTTTGGGTAAGAGACATGTGATACTCCTTTCATTGAATGTCGTCATCACGGAACAGTCATGTGATTTATTAAAGCGATTGTATGATCGCGTATTTGACGCCACTCGGCTAAGTGACTTCGCCCGAACGTGAGTTTCACGAGGCTCTTTTGATAAAAAAAGAATTCGCTACAGCTAGGGAAATTTACCGTTCCTGCCATGTCGCAGGCTATTATCAGTTTAAGCTCGTTGCCTTCACGAAGAACGAACCCATCATGTCTCTGATTTCGATCTTCGCTAGTGACCGTCTCAAGGCCATCCCATTCAGCATGTGGGCCTTCGATCGTAGCTCCTCGCAAACGCGCTTTAAAGGTGCTTTCCATCGTTGCGCCACGCAAACCGCCGATAAGCAGGTTTAGCATTGGTCCCCATCCCTGGCCCCAGACTTCAGACGGCACAGCCAATTGATTGTTTCGAGTGGCGGGGACGATATCTGGAAGCAGAGCCTTCAAGAAAATTCCCTGATCCGATCCGTCCTCTTTCGGCGGGTAGGCAAAAAATGGTCGAGGAATGGACAGATGCAGGCCATTGACGAGGACCTGGACACAATCGGTCTTGCAGGCCAGTTCAGTGCGCGCCTCGGCGTGAGCCGGGATCATGAACGCAAGAACGGCGGTCAACGCAGCGCCGGCGACGGCAATCGGCCTTGTAGGAGTCGTACGATCAGCGCGCATCTCGCGGCCCTTCGCGATCGGAGGGAAGGATCGTGAAACGGTCAATAAATGCAATTGCGCTGTCGCGGATCGAACGCCAGTCCGAGATCCGATGGCGTCCAAATGTTAGCTGCACCAATGCGTTGCGGTAGAAGAAAAACTCTACGCAAGCAGGGAAATTGACAGTTCCGTTTATAGTGCATGTCATGATGAAATTCAGCTTATCATCTTCCCGTAAAAAGAAGCCGTCATTTTGTTGGTGTGGATCTTCACTCGAGGCCGTCTCAAGGCCATCCCAGATTGGGTACGATCCTGTGAGGACATCTCGACCCAGGTGCGCTTTGAGGATCGTGTGAAACGTCGCTGCTCGTGGCTCCTCGATTAGCATATTGAGCGTCGGCCCCCATCCCTCACCCCAGACGGCGGAAGGCACTGCGAGTCGATTTTTGCGTGTCGCCGGAGCAAGGTCGGGTAGGAGAGCGCTAAGAAATATGTCGTGATTTGTGCCGTCTCCTTTCGGAGGAGAGGCAAAATAGACGCGCGGGATCGACAGATGCAGGCCATTGACTAGGGCCTGGACGCAATCCGCTTTGCACGCCGGTTCCGAGGGGGCTTCGGCGTGAGCCGGGACCGTTGCCACGAGCAGGGCAATGGACCTCGCTATGAGGCCGGAGCTCCAGCGGCGCACTGTCGGCGCCGCACGTTCAGCGTTCGTCTTGTTGCTCGTGGCGATCATTTTTCATCCTAGAACTGCGGCTTAGCGACCATCAGCCAGAAGATCAGGATCATGGCGGCGAAAGCGGGCCAGCCGAGGGTAAACCACCAGAGGAGATAGGTGCGATAGACGGCCGGCAGAGCCGCATCTTTCTCGAGGCATTGCGCGGCGATGCGCGCCATGCGGATTTGCAGCCACACGA harbors:
- a CDS encoding acyltransferase; the encoded protein is MDELRGLAITSVLLSHLGLVFGRDAATASAFNLPVFGVGVDLFFVISGFVIVQNVHALREAAGTEFWRGAMAFWARRALRIALPAWATIAAIALWASGASIADLEAAAGFYGNFHWAPCFEGAGDCGDALATSHFWSLAIEMQFYAVAPLVGALSLNQTRAVAAAILLAGALTPRPWGGFLWAFRADGLMIGALLAQEQRSAGSWCERAPPIGVGLATFWLMIAATLARVFGGGASGAGLVLVAAIFGFVVAGSVREERRGWAALASIGRLSFSIYLVHLPIFAMTRAALERSASGEVMMLAAIGATTAAAIALDRLAARPAQAAARILSERICRRLAGRRTATGSVTR
- a CDS encoding thermonuclease family protein, with protein sequence MIRPLLAAIAIVSAPGVCRAQTVYTPNTPAQLPPMRVEVLDSTSFRDIETGSVYRLYGVDSCRAGQLATLARQHWPCAAVATGWLVNATLGKWVSCNILREQDAVRLARCSSSEHSDLAADMLKEGLAVTLPPDRNELVRAYGAAQEQAKKTYRGLWSSQFTMPWEVPTPTAAQVSNE